The DNA region CCTCCCCACTGGCCCGACCCTGTCCCACCCTTCCCAGTCCAAGATCTGCATGCCCAACCATGGCCTCCATCCCTCAGACGTCCTCTCCTGGGCACCCCACGGAAAAGACCACACCCCCACCCTGCAGAGCAATGGCAACCAGCGTAATACGCCACACAGCCGACAGCTCCTTATATCAGAACATTCCACAATCTGTCCACCCACAAAAGACTGAGAAAGTTCCTTCATCCCTCACCTTGTCCCACCAACCCGACACCCCTACAGGACGCACGTGCCAAAACAGCAGCAGACTTCCTTCTAAGGCAGACAAGCCCTCCATCACATCATCTTCTCCTCAGTCGCCGCCTCCAACCTCCAGTCCGCCAATCATATGCCAGATGTTCCCGGTGGCCCAACCTGGAGTCATCTCAGCCACGTTTATTCAGAAGCCCAGCCCTGGGGTGAAGTCTATCCTACCACAGCCGCTCCTAATGGGCTCTCCGGTGCCTCAGGGGACGGTGATGTTCGTGATGCCGCAGTCACCTGTGACTTCGACTCCACAGTGCCAACAGACTGTTATGACCCTTGGCAACACCAAGCTCCTTCCTCTGGCTCCCGCACCTATGTACGTGCCCTCGGGACAGAGCAACTCCACACAGGTTGACTTCTCCCGCAGGCGCAATTACGTCTGCAACTTCCCAGGCTGTCGGAAGACCTACTTCAAAAGTTCTCACCTAAAGGCGCATCTCAGAACCCACACAGGTAAGTCATATTCAGTATGTAATGttctcaaccctgttcctggagatctaccttcctgcagagttcagctccaatcctgatcaaacacacctgaactaattaggatctgaaggagcacttgatcAGGGTTGAGGAACTAAACTCcgcaggaacagggttgggcacttGTTCTAAAGTGTATAGTGGTCAAATAGGTCATCTAACAAGTCTTCTGTCTtccaggagagaagccttttagcTGCAACTGGGAAGGATGCGATAAGAAATTTGCTCGCTCCGACGAGCTCTCCCGGCATCGGCGAACACACACAGGCGAGAAGAAGTTTGTCTGTCCAGTGTGCGACCGGCGGTTTATGCGCAGTGACCACCTCACCAAGCACGCACGGCGACACATGACCACCAAGAAGATCCCATCCTGGCAAACGGAGGTGCGGAACCTCAATAAGATCACCACAGCCAAGGCCTTGCCCGCTGGTACAGCACTACCGGTCAGCATGTTGCTGCCAGCCTCGAGCTGACTCTAAACTCTGAACTCTCACTTATGTTATGCAGGGACTCACTTTATGAGGGCAAAACCGTGATTATGCACTGGACTCCTGTCTTCTTTGCTGCACATATTTCGCACTCTGCAATGGAACATTTTGTTTACTATTGTGTAAAAGATTTATGCACTCTTTTGCCAAAGTCTTTGTACTATGTTTGTCTTAAAACTTCTTCCTTTTTTGTATACGTTTATATGTACATATCTAGTGGAAATGTATGCTAAACTACACAAAATTAGAAAAAGGAAAAATATGTACAAATGTATATGTGATTAATTATCTACACTGTGATTATcatataatacttttatttaatacCCTTTTTTATTAAACTATGACGATTACGTCTGTTTTTGTCATTTCCTTAAGCGCTAAAGAGCTGAAATTGCAAATGTAAAACCAAATCTGTGGCAAAAGAAAAATTCAGCAACTCCTATGTGGTTTTGGGATGGAGTGTTCTGGCTGTAGTACAGTTCTGCTTCTCGCTGCTCTTGGCAGTAACTGAACTTCCACTCACACATTGCTGACACACCCATGATGCATCCACTTCCTGTCAGATTCGTGAGGTCTGTGTACTAGATCTTTTGTTTCATGCATCACCACTAATCCAAATCTCAGCAGCAAGTTGATACAAGTCATTTTGTTCACTTTCAGCAACACTTAGGTCAGTAAAAATGTATACAAttactttaaaaataatttaaaagaaacTCCCTTTCATTTTAAAGACATACTAAGAACTTTCAGAACTTGTTTGATCAAAAAGATATTATTGATTCCTTctctcacaaatgtgaccctggaccacaaaaccagtcattagggtcattttttattgagatgtatacatcatctgaaatctaaataataatgctttcaattgatgtatggttttttaggaggcaacgatttgaaaatctgagggtgcaaaaaaaatctaaatactgagaaaatcgcctttaaagttgtccaaattaaattcttagcaatgcatatactgatcaaaaattaagttttgatatatttatggtagaaaatttacaaattatctttgAACATGAccttacttattatcctaatgatttttagcataaaagataAATCGATAAtcttgacctatacaatgtatttttggctattgctacaaacatacccgtgctacttaagactggtttcgtggtccacggtcacaaatatataaatatgtatttttctaAGCTACATTTTTCTGTCAGTAGGCCCTGAATCCAGAAGAAAAGCTTTATTTATTTGCCAAACACATGTAGTTACGATGTGGAAAAACAACCTGTAACGTAGTATAGGCCAGTTAGTTTTGGAAAGGACATTGTGAAATGGCCAAAACACAACAATGTGTTGTATGTTATTGCTTACCACAGGCGGGGAATAAATCGTGTGCTTTCCAGTAATATTAATGTTCCCTCAGAGATCGAGACCGGATGTCTATAATTATTCGTCAGACCACTGTTACGTTTTTACATGGAAAATATGCAGTTGCGTACTTTACTACATTCAAACGAGGACCAGTCAGATTATAAAACAAACGGCGGTTGTGGGAGGCGCGACCAATCAGCTTTCAGAACGGTGCCCCGCCTCCTGCCTTACTGACCGACTTTTCCTAACGATGAGCCTTGAATCGACTGTCCAATAACGGAGCAACCGCGACACCGTGTGGTTAATAACCTAATGTGTTTTTCTTTATCTGGGACGCGACATATAGTATGCTATGAAAGGCCAGGACCcaggttgtttatttatttgttatagaCACCTAAAGTCATTAATTCCTAAAATGCATCTtagaatacagttgaggtcaaaagtctaaattattttactaaataactaaaaaattgttattttactaaatcatacaaaatgcatgttatttttatttatactgacctgaataagatatttcacataaaagacgtttacatacaatAACAGCTTAATTGAAAAAATAACAgcttttaaaagtttacatacactacaTACATtacatgattcttaatactgtgttgttaataGATGCAGAGAATACGCCACATATGTTCCCATTTAATCCATGCTATGATAGGCcaggttgtttatttatttatttatttatttatttatttatttattttaatattgacaGGACAAAACAACCTACAATACCGAACTGCTCTCTCATTTTGTCAACGTTTTTACCTTTGTCTTTCTGGGTGATTTCCTTATTACTCAATACAAGAATAacgtaaaatattttaaacatagtGACAAATCTAGTATTTACTTAAGGGTCATTCTATGGAAATGTCATTTTTTCTGTCCCTAGCCTTTCTTTACAGAAATATTACACTTGAAAAACATGTTAGGGTTGCAATTTCtttatattttctttaaaattacACCTTTTTGAGCCATCAATGtggtaatatttgttttttaattaattatatcgCAATCCAAGCACCACAAAACTGATCGTCACCATGGCCATGTAGCCTACAGAGTGAAAGTGCTTCATTTTGaggtcaaaaataaaaattttctaccatttaaaataaaatgatgtatgTATTCATAACAACCAAATAtatgtaaatggaaaaaaaaaaaaaaaaaaaaaaaaaatgctgaataaatattataaaataaataatgaataaataatgaatctaGAGTTGTGTCACTGGTGTGCCTAAGCAGGTtggtggtcttagctggtttaagctggaagtagcttgttttagctggtctcccagcctgagaaagtggccaaaacccctctaaaacctgctcaccagctaaaaccaggcaaccagcctaggttgggtttagctgttttttcagcagggcgttTAACAAAAAtcgtttattttgaaataaaaaagacACTGAGGACATCACTTGACTTTCTTCTTCCTATTTCCCTAAGATCCTATTATGAAGAAAGGCCCACGATAAGTCCAATGGCTCTTTTCAGTTATCAGAAACGTTCTAATTTATCTCATGATTTCATACGAAGCTTTTAGTTGAACTCACTTATGACCTACTTTATTGTtagggaattaaaaaaaaaactagaatacAAAAGGAAACTATTTAATTTAGTGAGTATACCATGATTGACAACGTGGTTTGATACCTTGCAGCAGCCATTctgtaaaatgcatttttcatgaAAACTGTCACTGGTGTCACCTTCCTTATAGgtaaataaatgcacaaaaagattttttttaaatcattaagcTGTCATTTATGTGTATTCATAAGGT from Garra rufa chromosome 21, GarRuf1.0, whole genome shotgun sequence includes:
- the klf11b gene encoding Krueppel-like factor 11b, with amino-acid sequence MSTRQFSNMEELCGEARMEVCEDFLAGKKHSEHSSCSVLEYNDLEAAEALVFMSFWSQMSPKPNAFKPRPLTPASDSCDSLLHPEPPETPKDFVSLSSLCMTPPHSPSFTDTSNTTSVPASPSPLARPCPTLPSPRSACPTMASIPQTSSPGHPTEKTTPPPCRAMATSVIRHTADSSLYQNIPQSVHPQKTEKVPSSLTLSHQPDTPTGRTCQNSSRLPSKADKPSITSSSPQSPPPTSSPPIICQMFPVAQPGVISATFIQKPSPGVKSILPQPLLMGSPVPQGTVMFVMPQSPVTSTPQCQQTVMTLGNTKLLPLAPAPMYVPSGQSNSTQVDFSRRRNYVCNFPGCRKTYFKSSHLKAHLRTHTGEKPFSCNWEGCDKKFARSDELSRHRRTHTGEKKFVCPVCDRRFMRSDHLTKHARRHMTTKKIPSWQTEVRNLNKITTAKALPAGTALPVSMLLPASS